A genomic window from Polaribacter gangjinensis includes:
- a CDS encoding pyridoxal phosphate-dependent aminotransferase, producing the protein MPSISKKGHQMPESPIRKLAPYAEKAVKQGKKIYHLNIGQPDIKTPEIALKAISNHSLKILEYSSSNGSEQYRKKIANYYSKHKIDVNQDEIIVTTGGSEALLFAFGSILDTDDEVIIPEPFYANFNSFSTASGAKIVPVISKIEDNFALPPIEEFEKLITPKTKAILICNPGNPTGYLYSKEEINKLAKIVIKNDLFLIADEVYREFIYDGNEHYSILREPNLENNAIVIDSVSKRYSMCGARIGCIVSKNKEVIKTALKFAQARLSPPTLAQIACEAALDTPQSYFNDVKNEYVKRRNTLIEGLQKIDGIKVAKPKGAFYCIVELPIKNADNFAQWLLESFDVDGETIMVAPAAGFYSTPNVGLNQIRLAYVLNEESLKKSILILEKALKKYKD; encoded by the coding sequence ATGCCTTCTATCTCAAAAAAAGGACATCAAATGCCAGAATCTCCCATCAGAAAACTGGCTCCTTATGCTGAAAAAGCTGTCAAACAAGGCAAAAAAATTTACCATTTAAATATTGGTCAACCAGATATCAAAACTCCCGAAATTGCTTTGAAAGCCATAAGCAATCACTCGTTAAAAATTTTGGAATACTCAAGTTCAAATGGTTCTGAACAATACCGAAAAAAAATTGCTAATTATTACAGTAAACACAAAATTGATGTAAATCAAGATGAAATAATTGTAACAACAGGTGGTTCAGAAGCGTTACTTTTTGCGTTCGGTAGTATTTTAGATACAGATGATGAAGTAATTATTCCTGAACCATTTTATGCGAATTTCAATAGTTTTTCAACAGCTTCTGGTGCAAAAATTGTTCCTGTAATTTCAAAAATTGAAGATAATTTTGCCTTACCTCCTATTGAGGAATTTGAAAAATTAATTACTCCAAAAACTAAAGCCATTTTAATCTGCAATCCAGGAAATCCTACAGGATATTTATACAGCAAAGAAGAAATAAATAAATTAGCAAAAATCGTTATCAAAAATGATTTATTTTTAATTGCTGATGAAGTTTACAGAGAGTTTATTTATGATGGAAATGAACATTACTCCATATTACGTGAACCAAATTTAGAAAATAATGCAATTGTAATTGATTCTGTATCAAAAAGATACAGTATGTGTGGTGCAAGAATTGGCTGTATTGTTTCTAAGAATAAAGAAGTTATAAAAACTGCTTTAAAATTTGCGCAAGCACGTTTAAGTCCGCCAACATTAGCACAAATTGCTTGCGAAGCAGCTTTAGACACGCCTCAATCGTATTTTAATGATGTAAAAAACGAATATGTTAAAAGAAGAAATACATTGATTGAAGGTTTGCAAAAAATTGACGGAATTAAAGTTGCAAAACCAAAAGGTGCATTTTACTGTATTGTAGAATTGCCTATTAAAAATGCAGATAATTTTGCACAATGGCTGTTAGAATCTTTTGATGTTGATGGCGAAACAATTATGGTTGCACCTGCAGCAGGATTTTATTCAACCCCAAATGTTGGATTGAATCAAATTAGACTTGCTTATGTTTTAAACGAAGAAAGTTTGAAAAAATCAATATTGATATTAGAAAAAGCACTAAAAAAATACAAAGACTAA
- a CDS encoding aspartyl protease family protein, with product MKIKNYFLFTFLLILPFNLKAQEGFRFLNQSLNKVRVDFKLINNLIVIPLKINNKELSFILDTGSNKTILFNISENDTIGLKNVEKVDLQGLGKGNTVEALLSQNNTISLQNIQSENETIYVILEDYFDLSSKMGVTIHGIIGHNLLKDFAIKINYISKKIDFYQSKNVAFKKCKKCATLPIKVIRGKPFIEAKVQLDTINTVFTDVNLLLDSGGSDALWLFENSKENIKTPLNFFNDILGEGLSGTIYGNRSRIPAIQIESFEIPNPTVSFLDSITTVNAKIFKERNGSVGAEILKRFTVWIDYPNKVLMLKKNSNFSRLFNYNMSGLEVVYNGKQLVKEMESKSYVDGYNQQLESNNTVSFVTSFSYKFKPSYVIKSVVLNSPAFHAGLQKGDVILSINGIQIHEFSLGKIIEKFQEKDGKKIKLTVQRKDEKLKFEFFLKQKV from the coding sequence TTGAAAATTAAGAATTATTTTCTTTTTACTTTTTTACTGATTTTGCCTTTCAATTTAAAAGCGCAAGAAGGTTTTCGCTTTTTAAATCAAAGTTTAAATAAAGTGAGAGTAGATTTTAAATTGATCAATAATTTGATTGTTATTCCGCTGAAAATCAATAATAAAGAACTTTCTTTTATTTTAGATACAGGTTCTAATAAAACTATTTTATTTAATATTTCTGAAAATGATACAATTGGTTTGAAAAATGTCGAGAAAGTTGATTTACAAGGATTAGGAAAAGGAAATACTGTTGAAGCACTTTTATCTCAAAACAATACCATTTCATTGCAAAATATTCAAAGCGAGAATGAAACTATTTATGTGATTTTAGAAGATTATTTTGATTTATCAAGTAAAATGGGTGTAACAATTCATGGAATTATAGGTCACAATTTATTGAAAGATTTTGCAATTAAAATCAATTACATTTCTAAAAAAATTGACTTTTATCAATCAAAAAATGTTGCATTTAAAAAGTGTAAAAAATGTGCCACTTTACCTATAAAAGTCATAAGAGGCAAGCCTTTTATCGAGGCAAAAGTCCAATTAGATACAATAAATACTGTTTTTACTGATGTTAATTTACTGTTAGATTCCGGCGGAAGTGACGCTTTATGGTTGTTTGAAAATTCAAAAGAAAACATCAAAACACCTTTAAATTTTTTCAATGATATTTTGGGAGAAGGTTTGAGTGGAACTATTTATGGAAATAGGAGTAGAATCCCTGCTATTCAAATAGAAAGTTTCGAAATTCCAAACCCAACAGTTTCATTTTTAGATTCTATAACAACCGTAAATGCTAAAATTTTTAAAGAGAGAAATGGAAGTGTAGGAGCAGAAATTTTAAAACGTTTTACAGTTTGGATTGATTATCCTAACAAAGTTTTAATGCTGAAAAAAAACAGTAATTTTTCTAGACTTTTCAACTACAATATGAGTGGTTTAGAAGTTGTTTATAATGGAAAACAATTGGTAAAAGAAATGGAGTCTAAAAGCTACGTTGATGGTTACAATCAGCAATTAGAATCTAATAATACTGTGAGTTTTGTAACAAGTTTCTCTTATAAATTCAAACCTTCCTACGTTATAAAAAGTGTGGTTTTAAATTCACCTGCTTTTCATGCAGGTTTACAAAAAGGTGACGTAATTTTAAGTATTAATGGAATTCAAATTCATGAATTTTCACTTGGAAAAATCATTGAAAAATTTCAAGAAAAAGATGGAAAAAAAATAAAATTAACCGTTCAAAGAAAGGATGAAAAGTTAAAATTTGAATTCTTTTTAAAACAAAAAGTCTAA
- a CDS encoding DUF1573 domain-containing protein has protein sequence MKTLFSFAAFLFISLSIHSQEFKFEKELIDYGKIAQSSNGERVFVFTNVGTQPLIITNIQSSCGCTVPKKPEKPIMPGEKGEIKVSYDTKRLGGFSKQITIFSNAKEPRKTIRIKGIVEETASLEKEKSLLSND, from the coding sequence ATGAAGACACTATTTTCTTTTGCTGCATTTCTTTTCATCTCATTATCGATTCATTCTCAAGAATTTAAGTTTGAAAAAGAATTAATTGATTATGGTAAAATTGCTCAAAGTTCAAATGGAGAGCGTGTTTTTGTTTTTACAAATGTGGGAACACAACCTTTAATTATTACAAATATTCAATCTTCTTGTGGTTGTACAGTTCCAAAAAAACCTGAAAAACCAATTATGCCTGGTGAAAAAGGTGAAATTAAAGTTTCTTATGATACTAAAAGATTGGGAGGTTTTTCTAAGCAAATTACTATTTTTTCGAATGCAAAAGAACCAAGAAAAACAATTAGAATTAAAGGAATTGTGGAAGAAACTGCTTCATTAGAAAAAGAAAAAAGCTTACTTTCTAATGATTAA
- a CDS encoding valine--tRNA ligase, translating into MTIPSKYDASQVESKWYQYWTENKYFHSTPDEREPYTIVIPPPNVTGVLHMGHMLNNTIQDVLIRRARLMGKNACWVPGTDHASIATEAKVVAKLKEQGINKNDLTREEFLAHAWEWKHEYGGIILEQLKKLGASCDWDRTAFTMDPAMSESVIKVFVDLYNKGLIYRGYRMVNWDPEAKTTLSDEEVIYEEKQGNLYFLQYKIQDSEEVLTIATTRPETIFGDTAICINPTDERFAHLRGKKAIVPICNRVIPIIEDDYVDIEFGTGCLKVTPAHDENDKVLGDKHQLEIIDIFNDDATLNSFGLHYQGKDRFEVRKEITKELSEKGILVKTEQHTHKVGTSERTKAVIEPRLSDQWFLKMEDLVKPAIEAVLGENSEINLVPKKFDNTYRHWMENIRDWNISRQLWWGQQIPAYYFGPEISGGKEDFVVAENIEKALELAKLKTKKSTLTIQDLRQDNDALDTWFSSWLWPISVFDGIRNPENEEINYYYPTNDLVTGPDILFFWVARMIIAGYEYRGKKPFENVYLTGLVRDKQRRKMSKSLGNSPDALKLIDDYGADGVRVGLLLSSAAGNDLMFDEELCQQGKAFANKIWNAFRLIKGWEIDANLAQPTTAKIGLEWYEAKFQKTVAEVEVHFSKYRLSDALMAIYKLIMDDFSSWLLEIVKPGYQQPIDQKTYISVIEVLENNLKMLHPFMPFLTEEIWQHIAERTPKEALIIATYPNQKDFDETIINQFDFATDVISGIRTIRKDKNIPFKDIIEVFVINNEQNSGNFDVVIQKLINSSTIQYVSEKVEGASFRVKSNEYFVPIAAGNIDVAAEKIKLTEELQRAEGFLKSVQQKLSNERFVSNAPEQVLALERKKEADALAKIETIKSSLSNL; encoded by the coding sequence ATGACAATTCCATCAAAATATGATGCAAGCCAAGTAGAAAGCAAATGGTATCAATATTGGACTGAAAACAAGTATTTTCATTCAACTCCTGATGAAAGAGAGCCTTATACCATCGTAATTCCACCTCCAAATGTTACTGGAGTTTTGCATATGGGTCACATGCTGAACAATACCATTCAAGATGTGTTGATTAGACGTGCGCGTTTGATGGGTAAAAATGCGTGTTGGGTTCCTGGCACAGATCACGCCTCAATTGCTACTGAAGCAAAAGTAGTGGCAAAATTAAAAGAGCAGGGAATCAATAAAAATGATTTGACTCGCGAAGAATTTTTGGCGCATGCTTGGGAATGGAAACACGAATATGGAGGAATCATTTTAGAGCAACTTAAAAAGTTGGGCGCTTCTTGTGATTGGGACAGAACTGCATTTACAATGGATCCTGCAATGTCTGAATCTGTTATCAAAGTTTTTGTTGATTTGTATAATAAAGGTTTGATTTACAGGGGATATAGAATGGTTAATTGGGATCCTGAAGCAAAAACAACCTTGTCTGATGAGGAAGTTATTTATGAAGAAAAACAAGGAAATTTATACTTTTTACAATATAAAATTCAAGATTCAGAAGAAGTTTTAACAATTGCAACCACAAGACCCGAAACTATTTTTGGTGACACTGCCATTTGTATCAATCCAACTGATGAGCGTTTTGCTCATTTGAGAGGAAAAAAAGCTATTGTGCCAATTTGTAATCGCGTAATTCCAATTATTGAAGATGACTATGTTGATATTGAATTTGGAACTGGATGCTTAAAAGTAACACCTGCTCATGACGAAAATGATAAGGTTTTGGGAGATAAACATCAACTAGAAATCATTGATATTTTTAATGATGATGCAACTTTAAACTCTTTTGGATTGCATTATCAAGGAAAAGATCGTTTTGAGGTTCGCAAAGAAATTACAAAAGAATTGTCTGAAAAAGGCATTTTAGTAAAAACAGAACAACATACTCATAAAGTAGGAACTTCTGAAAGAACCAAAGCTGTAATTGAACCAAGATTGTCTGATCAATGGTTTTTGAAAATGGAAGATTTGGTAAAACCAGCAATTGAAGCTGTTTTAGGCGAAAATTCTGAAATTAATTTAGTTCCCAAAAAGTTCGATAATACCTATCGTCATTGGATGGAAAATATTCGCGATTGGAATATTTCGCGTCAGTTGTGGTGGGGACAACAAATTCCCGCGTATTATTTTGGTCCCGAAATTTCGGGAGGAAAAGAAGATTTTGTAGTTGCAGAAAATATCGAAAAAGCCTTAGAATTAGCGAAGCTAAAAACTAAAAAATCAACACTCACTATTCAAGATTTAAGGCAAGATAATGACGCTTTAGACACGTGGTTTTCTTCTTGGTTGTGGCCAATTTCGGTTTTTGACGGAATTCGAAATCCTGAAAATGAAGAGATTAATTATTATTATCCAACCAACGATTTGGTTACAGGACCAGATATTTTATTCTTTTGGGTAGCAAGAATGATCATTGCTGGTTATGAATACAGAGGAAAAAAACCATTTGAAAATGTGTACTTGACAGGTTTGGTTCGTGACAAACAGCGAAGAAAAATGTCGAAATCACTTGGAAATTCACCTGATGCACTTAAATTAATTGACGATTATGGAGCTGATGGAGTGAGAGTTGGATTATTATTGAGTTCAGCAGCTGGAAATGATTTGATGTTTGATGAAGAATTATGCCAACAAGGAAAAGCGTTTGCCAATAAAATTTGGAATGCTTTTCGTTTGATAAAAGGTTGGGAAATTGATGCTAATTTAGCACAGCCAACAACTGCTAAAATCGGTTTGGAATGGTATGAAGCAAAATTTCAAAAAACAGTTGCAGAAGTTGAAGTCCATTTCTCAAAGTACAGATTGTCAGATGCTTTGATGGCAATTTACAAACTGATTATGGATGATTTTTCATCTTGGTTATTAGAAATTGTAAAACCTGGGTATCAACAACCAATTGATCAAAAAACATACATTTCAGTGATTGAAGTGTTGGAAAACAACTTGAAAATGTTGCATCCATTCATGCCATTTTTAACAGAAGAAATTTGGCAACATATTGCTGAAAGAACTCCTAAAGAGGCGTTGATAATTGCAACATATCCAAATCAAAAAGATTTTGATGAGACAATCATCAATCAATTTGATTTTGCGACTGATGTAATCTCGGGAATCAGAACTATTAGAAAAGATAAAAACATTCCTTTTAAAGATATTATTGAAGTTTTTGTCATCAACAATGAACAAAATTCAGGCAATTTTGATGTAGTAATTCAAAAACTTATCAATTCATCAACAATTCAATATGTTTCTGAAAAAGTAGAAGGCGCTTCTTTCAGAGTAAAATCGAACGAATATTTTGTGCCAATTGCAGCAGGAAATATTGATGTTGCTGCTGAAAAAATCAAATTGACAGAAGAACTTCAAAGAGCTGAAGGATTTTTGAAAAGTGTGCAACAAAAATTATCTAATGAACGTTTTGTTTCAAATGCTCCTGAACAAGTACTTGCACTAGAACGTAAAAAAGAAGCAGATGCTTTGGCAAAAATCGAAACAATAAAAAGTAGTTTGTCAAACTTATAG
- the mgrA gene encoding L-glyceraldehyde 3-phosphate reductase, with protein MSKKFKYIAAENRYEKMKYRRTGNSGLLLPEISLGLWHNFGKNDDFTNQRALLKCAFDNGITHFDLANNYGPPPGSAEKNFGKILKKDFKQYRDELIISSKAGYGMWPGPYGDLGSKKFLVASLDQSLQRMGLDYVDIFYHHRPDHDTPLEETMGTLDLMVRQGKALYVGISNYQPERAEAAFKILKELGTPCLIHQPKYNLFDRWIENGLLDLLGNSGVGSICFSPLAQGMLTNKYINGLPKDSRAVKDSPFLNTNQVMEMMPKIKALNEIAQNRNQTLAQMAIAWILKDHRITSVLIGASKTEQILDSIKATENTHFSEEELNVIHQIL; from the coding sequence ATGAGTAAAAAATTCAAATATATAGCAGCCGAAAATCGGTATGAAAAAATGAAATACAGAAGAACTGGAAATAGTGGTTTGCTATTGCCAGAAATCTCTTTAGGATTGTGGCATAATTTCGGAAAAAATGATGATTTTACCAATCAAAGAGCTTTATTAAAATGTGCTTTTGATAACGGAATTACACATTTCGATTTGGCAAATAATTATGGTCCTCCTCCAGGATCTGCAGAAAAAAACTTCGGAAAAATCCTAAAAAAAGACTTTAAACAGTATAGAGATGAACTGATTATTTCGTCAAAAGCTGGTTATGGAATGTGGCCTGGACCTTATGGAGATTTGGGTTCAAAAAAATTTTTGGTGGCAAGTTTAGATCAAAGTTTGCAACGAATGGGATTGGATTATGTGGATATTTTTTACCATCACAGACCAGATCATGATACGCCTTTAGAGGAAACTATGGGAACTTTAGATTTAATGGTTCGTCAAGGAAAAGCGTTGTATGTAGGAATTTCCAATTACCAACCTGAAAGAGCTGAAGCTGCTTTTAAAATTTTAAAAGAACTAGGAACACCTTGTTTGATTCATCAACCAAAATATAATTTATTTGACAGATGGATTGAAAATGGATTGTTGGATTTGTTAGGAAATTCGGGTGTTGGAAGCATTTGTTTTTCGCCTTTAGCACAAGGAATGTTGACTAATAAATACATCAATGGTTTACCAAAAGATTCAAGAGCTGTAAAAGACAGTCCGTTTTTGAACACAAATCAGGTGATGGAAATGATGCCAAAAATTAAAGCGTTGAATGAAATTGCTCAAAACAGGAACCAAACGTTGGCTCAAATGGCAATTGCTTGGATTTTAAAAGATCATAGAATTACCTCTGTTTTGATAGGCGCAAGTAAAACTGAGCAAATTTTAGACAGTATTAAAGCCACTGAGAACACTCATTTTTCGGAAGAAGAATTGAATGTCATTCATCAAATTCTATAA